In one Candidatus Nitronereus thalassa genomic region, the following are encoded:
- a CDS encoding PilZ domain-containing protein, with product MKHFINYLIGSQSPKTSPSISREGTEIADRRKFPRLEVPQGVPLEAEFITQDEILWETRCIDISSEGAQIECSEDGYPKAEEGDKALLKLQLGGVKVDLPTIVMSREKNRINLFLPLDMISQNQEQEEKFFRILLTLDRAIRRRKFQ from the coding sequence ATGAAACACTTCATAAACTATCTGATCGGTTCTCAATCACCAAAAACCAGTCCGTCGATTTCGAGGGAAGGGACGGAGATTGCCGATCGCCGAAAATTTCCACGCTTGGAGGTACCACAAGGGGTGCCCCTTGAAGCAGAATTCATAACGCAGGACGAGATCTTGTGGGAGACTCGATGCATCGATATCAGCTCCGAGGGAGCCCAGATCGAATGTTCTGAAGACGGGTACCCGAAGGCGGAGGAAGGTGACAAGGCACTGCTTAAGCTCCAATTAGGCGGAGTGAAAGTCGATCTTCCTACTATTGTCATGAGTCGGGAAAAAAACCGGATCAACTTGTTCCTCCCTCTCGATATGATCTCCCAAAATCAAGAGCAAGAAGAAAAGTTCTTTCGCATTCTTCTGACCCTGGACCGGGCTATCCGGCGAAGAAAGTTTCAGTAA
- a CDS encoding diguanylate cyclase, which produces MTYELIPADLETKLKTCRNLPSPPAYALQVIEMANDPEVDIDKAIRVFSRDPAIVGKILRTANSPMYAMVRKVESLQLATLLLGLNATTSLALSFSLVKGLRQNEEGGLDYSLYWKRSGIAAAASQVLGQYCGLRDREELFIACLLQDIGMLALNHVCPDFYGASDLPQHDHRQVVSHEQKIFGVHHATVGGWLLGQWNLPERLHLAVAYSEDPLQLPPEDERSKFVRCVAGAGALATLFMNGITDSLLQETGNKLEVWLGLPMDFLSDLLDQMLPAITEVDQLFDMNIVKDVNPADLIDMAREGQLFQNLQMCQEVEKLKSSTVDLESEFHHLQHSSRRDPLTKTFNRGFLQEFLTQAFHKSLRDETPLSVGFVDLDHFKSVNDTHGHAAGDQVLMGVGEFLMEQVRSSDVVGRYGGEEFLVVLPGTNSQGAFILFQRLLKRLSQLSHEISPGQYITVTASIGVATHSKEKSFPNVDELIHAADQAVYVAKGNGRNQYVAFD; this is translated from the coding sequence ATGACGTACGAACTCATACCGGCAGACTTGGAAACCAAACTGAAGACTTGCCGAAATCTGCCCAGCCCCCCGGCCTATGCCTTACAGGTCATTGAAATGGCCAATGATCCGGAAGTAGATATTGATAAAGCGATCAGGGTGTTTTCCCGCGATCCGGCGATTGTCGGTAAAATTCTTCGGACGGCGAACTCGCCGATGTACGCGATGGTACGAAAGGTCGAAAGCCTTCAATTGGCGACCTTATTGCTTGGGCTGAATGCGACGACCTCCCTGGCGCTTTCCTTTTCTCTGGTCAAAGGATTGCGTCAAAACGAGGAAGGGGGTCTTGACTATTCCCTCTATTGGAAACGGTCGGGTATTGCTGCCGCAGCAAGCCAGGTATTAGGCCAGTATTGTGGATTGCGAGACCGGGAAGAACTCTTCATCGCTTGTTTGCTTCAAGATATTGGGATGCTGGCGCTGAACCACGTGTGTCCTGATTTTTATGGGGCCTCCGATCTGCCTCAGCACGATCACCGACAAGTGGTGTCCCATGAACAAAAGATATTCGGGGTTCATCACGCCACGGTCGGTGGATGGCTGTTGGGGCAATGGAATCTCCCGGAACGCTTGCATCTGGCCGTGGCCTATAGTGAGGACCCCTTACAATTGCCGCCTGAAGATGAGCGTTCCAAGTTTGTGCGGTGTGTCGCTGGTGCCGGTGCCCTGGCAACCTTGTTCATGAATGGAATCACCGACTCTCTTCTTCAGGAGACGGGAAACAAGTTAGAGGTGTGGCTGGGACTTCCTATGGACTTCCTGTCCGATCTGCTCGATCAGATGCTCCCGGCGATTACTGAGGTGGACCAACTGTTTGATATGAATATCGTGAAGGATGTGAATCCTGCGGACCTGATTGACATGGCGCGTGAAGGCCAATTGTTTCAAAATTTGCAAATGTGCCAGGAAGTGGAAAAGTTAAAAAGCAGTACGGTCGATCTTGAATCCGAATTTCATCATTTACAGCATTCATCCCGAAGGGACCCGCTCACAAAAACCTTCAATCGTGGCTTTCTCCAAGAATTTCTCACGCAAGCGTTTCATAAATCCTTACGAGATGAGACTCCACTCAGTGTGGGTTTTGTGGACCTTGATCATTTTAAGTCGGTGAACGACACCCATGGCCATGCTGCTGGGGACCAAGTTCTTATGGGCGTGGGAGAATTTTTAATGGAGCAAGTCAGATCCAGTGATGTAGTCGGGCGGTATGGGGGAGAGGAATTTTTGGTCGTCCTGCCAGGCACAAATTCGCAAGGTGCTTTTATTCTCTTTCAGCGTCTCTTGAAAAGGTTGAGCCAACTCTCTCATGAAATTTCTCCTGGACAATATATTACCGTCACGGCTTCTATCGGAGTGGCCACACATTCTAAGGAAAAATCCTTCCCCAACGTAGATGAGCTTATCCATGCCGCTGATCAAGCGGTGTATGTCGCCAAAGGGAATGGAAGAAACCAATACGTGGCTTTTGATTGA
- a CDS encoding type II secretion system protein: MRLTKTRNTRYEIRDTLHERQATSVSSRNTKYEIRNTLSGGPSISLCSRNTSDEIRDTSPERPATSDERRLFLHEIRDTKYELRSSHGFSLLEVVGVLAVVGILAAIILPNFINRLDDATRTAEKSNLQAIAQAIELSLQETHAWPADLSALSPKYLQMGDTRLLQNDRGFPRYYVLHPTMAAFSNAAGIAENEIPDTRYLLISNLNADAAPTITNATEFDAWWNTNETSTPDLFIERGSVGHLFRLVNLLADTTGGSYSIDGTVTNSGCGITLSHLRYHLIGTRVGVDEAIPYAVPEIQFIANEDTTHHFNPCRPAGVQWRSGPILVQACSGGVSGCGSGLGGILLATFGDVGSPSGAPGLDSWTNADVLRFSDPNLALEPGTTNGTFSSLQNFRTFSSGGLQIDAVDYVKTGVTVGTTTTFDLLPGDLLLSTEFNATLTSLNTLSVTWKDVFVFRPATPGDYSSGTFYMLLENPINGIISGISVVEKNTLVGDVILPAGTFLYASSKTGRNDIHHYVPTSVGAGSTSGTTAILLEGSDINIDNNRYVYGVYLVEDTTTMGGRVLLPGTILATLDWHDATVGTVPISVQYHDIFALNAVTTTMGITGNTTALASIVLEGNDVGLNTTQENIAAVTLAE; the protein is encoded by the coding sequence ATGAGACTCACCAAGACACGAAATACGAGATACGAAATACGAGATACTCTTCACGAGCGACAAGCGACGTCTGTTTCTTCACGAAATACGAAATACGAGATACGAAATACTCTTTCCGGAGGACCATCGATATCTTTATGTTCACGAAATACGAGCGACGAAATACGAGATACGTCTCCCGAGCGACCAGCGACGAGCGACGAGCGACGTCTGTTTCTTCACGAGATACGAGATACGAAATACGAGCTACGATCATCCCACGGTTTCTCCCTCCTCGAAGTTGTCGGCGTATTAGCCGTCGTTGGCATTCTTGCTGCAATCATCCTTCCCAATTTCATCAACCGACTCGATGACGCCACAAGGACTGCGGAGAAGAGCAACCTTCAGGCTATTGCACAAGCCATTGAATTGTCTTTGCAGGAGACCCATGCCTGGCCGGCAGATCTGTCTGCATTGAGTCCGAAATATCTGCAAATGGGGGACACGCGATTGTTGCAAAACGATCGAGGCTTTCCTCGGTATTACGTCTTGCATCCCACCATGGCGGCGTTCAGCAATGCCGCAGGGATTGCGGAAAACGAAATTCCGGATACGCGATATCTCCTCATCTCAAATTTGAATGCGGATGCAGCCCCGACCATTACCAACGCCACGGAGTTTGATGCATGGTGGAATACCAATGAAACTTCGACCCCGGATCTATTCATCGAACGCGGCAGCGTGGGCCATTTGTTCCGGCTCGTCAATTTGCTGGCCGATACCACAGGGGGGAGTTACAGTATTGACGGGACCGTCACCAATTCCGGCTGTGGCATTACCCTCAGTCACCTCCGGTATCATCTTATTGGCACACGAGTTGGAGTGGATGAAGCTATACCTTATGCGGTGCCGGAAATTCAATTCATTGCGAATGAAGATACCACTCATCATTTTAACCCTTGCCGCCCGGCGGGAGTGCAATGGCGAAGCGGCCCCATCTTAGTTCAAGCCTGTTCGGGTGGAGTCAGCGGATGCGGAAGCGGTCTTGGCGGCATTCTGCTCGCGACCTTCGGAGATGTGGGTTCCCCAAGCGGCGCTCCGGGGCTAGATTCTTGGACGAATGCTGATGTTCTTCGTTTTTCCGACCCGAATTTAGCATTGGAGCCAGGGACTACCAATGGTACGTTTTCTTCATTGCAAAATTTTAGAACATTTTCCAGTGGGGGCCTACAAATCGATGCCGTTGATTATGTAAAAACTGGGGTGACTGTAGGGACCACCACCACATTTGATTTATTACCGGGAGACCTTCTCCTCTCTACAGAGTTTAATGCCACCTTGACCAGTCTCAATACCTTGAGCGTGACGTGGAAGGATGTGTTTGTCTTCCGGCCAGCGACACCGGGTGACTATTCTTCAGGTACCTTTTATATGTTATTGGAAAATCCCATTAACGGGATAATTTCGGGTATTTCCGTCGTGGAAAAAAACACGCTTGTAGGAGATGTAATATTGCCTGCCGGGACTTTTCTTTACGCTTCTTCCAAAACCGGAAGGAATGATATTCACCATTATGTCCCGACCAGTGTGGGTGCTGGAAGCACTTCGGGAACCACAGCTATTTTACTAGAAGGGTCGGATATTAATATTGACAATAATCGATATGTCTACGGTGTTTACCTGGTAGAGGATACCACGACAATGGGAGGACGGGTGTTGTTGCCGGGCACGATCCTCGCTACATTGGATTGGCATGATGCGACAGTCGGGACGGTTCCTATTTCTGTGCAATACCATGATATTTTTGCCTTGAATGCCGTGACCACCACCATGGGGATAACGGGCAACACCACGGCCTTAGCCTCTATCGTCTTGGAGGGTAATGATGTTGGCTTAAACACCACCCAGGAAAATATTGCTGCTGTCACCTTGGCGGAATGA
- a CDS encoding type II secretion system protein, with protein sequence MTFQASFLKKRDTKYEIQDTFFSSRDTRYKIQDTSPQIRETFFSSRNTKYEIRNTRCAALNAAGFTLIEVIGVLAIMATLAAIAIPNVIDVFDRAEQTEETKNLQAIAEGVKVYFRENRTWPPNLAALSPKYVSFGSAQLLQNSRGYSRYYFAHPTTAGFSNATGLAESALPDMRFLLISDISANASPTIANATQFNAWWNTDETSTPNLKIYRGHLGNMFHLVSLSPVGPGGSYQIDGTSTGTPGNQTLALHNRYHVVGTPVKLDTSDSYSTPEVELNLTMDAGYQFDPNCQGTPKWLVQGQQCS encoded by the coding sequence ATGACTTTTCAAGCATCTTTTCTGAAAAAACGAGATACGAAATACGAGATACAAGATACGTTCTTTTCTTCACGAGATACGAGATACAAGATACAAGATACTTCTCCCCAGATACGAGAGACGTTTTTCTCTTCACGAAATACGAAATACGAAATACGCAATACGAGATGCGCGGCGCTTAACGCCGCCGGTTTCACCCTCATCGAAGTCATCGGGGTGTTGGCGATTATGGCGACGCTGGCGGCGATTGCGATTCCCAATGTCATAGATGTCTTTGACCGTGCCGAACAAACCGAGGAAACCAAAAACCTCCAGGCCATAGCCGAAGGGGTGAAGGTGTATTTTCGGGAAAACCGAACCTGGCCTCCCAACCTTGCGGCCCTCAGTCCTAAATATGTGTCTTTTGGCTCGGCCCAGCTACTTCAAAATAGCCGAGGGTATTCCCGGTACTATTTTGCCCATCCCACCACCGCAGGTTTTTCCAATGCCACCGGTCTCGCTGAAAGTGCGTTGCCGGATATGCGGTTTTTGCTGATTTCAGATATCAGTGCGAATGCCAGTCCTACGATTGCCAATGCCACACAATTTAATGCCTGGTGGAATACGGATGAAACCTCCACGCCGAATCTGAAAATTTATCGCGGGCATTTAGGCAATATGTTTCATTTGGTGAGCCTGAGCCCAGTTGGCCCGGGTGGAAGTTACCAGATCGACGGAACCTCGACCGGTACTCCCGGCAATCAAACCCTGGCGCTTCACAACCGCTACCATGTAGTGGGCACTCCGGTAAAGCTGGATACGAGTGATTCCTACTCCACTCCGGAAGTCGAGTTGAACTTGACGATGGACGCCGGGTATCAGTTTGACCCTAACTGTCAGGGAACCCCGAAATGGCTGGTTCAAGGACAGCAATGTTCGTGA
- a CDS encoding four helix bundle protein — protein sequence MATKIKSFRDLEVWRLGKEIALEVYQSSKSFPKEEMYGLVSQMRRAAVSIPSNIAEGFIRIHNKEYRQFLYMALGSCAELETQVELSCDLGFLPSRGKGNLLEKLDHESRMLKSLIKKINVST from the coding sequence ATGGCAACAAAGATAAAAAGTTTTAGGGATCTTGAGGTATGGAGACTAGGAAAAGAAATTGCTTTGGAGGTGTATCAGTCGAGTAAGAGTTTTCCCAAAGAAGAAATGTATGGATTAGTGTCTCAAATGCGACGCGCTGCGGTTTCAATCCCGTCGAATATCGCCGAAGGATTTATCCGAATTCACAACAAGGAATATCGGCAATTTTTGTACATGGCACTTGGGTCTTGTGCCGAGTTAGAAACCCAAGTGGAATTGAGTTGTGATTTAGGATTTTTACCAAGTAGGGGCAAAGGAAACCTTTTGGAAAAATTGGACCATGAATCCCGAATGCTCAAAAGCCTTATAAAGAAGATAAACGTATCTACCTAA
- a CDS encoding type II secretion system F family protein, translating to MVKFAYRAVDAQGQPVEGFLSASNMEALQSQLEGNGLWLVEAKESKTGAGAQKKTRFNRAKRQLLIVFGIHMNSLLSAGVQVSPAIKGFADQATDPQFKKVMLAIWKRIETGVPLHEALKEHPSYFPEEMAHLVQAGEESGTLADTFGELRRYLEWVDRMIGDVRQATIYPSLVLGGLFLFMILLFTFVIPRFSTVLVSLKVPLPLPTIVIMHASDLLVATWMYWGTALLLIPIVVLLGRNSPEVGYQLDALKLKLPIFGEVVRMLVISRFAQNFGVLFRSGVPILRCLKLCQSLVGNRVVEKALIETEKGVSEGKTLSACLSRYSVFPPMVLQMVTVGESSGRLGQTMANVSDYYNEEIPRRMKRVFGLVEPLVTVGLIVLLGFVAVSIFLPMMSLVGGIR from the coding sequence ATGGTTAAATTCGCCTATCGCGCCGTCGATGCCCAAGGCCAGCCGGTGGAGGGCTTCTTGTCGGCGTCGAATATGGAAGCCCTGCAATCACAACTGGAAGGGAATGGACTGTGGTTGGTCGAGGCGAAGGAAAGTAAGACAGGTGCGGGAGCACAAAAAAAGACACGGTTTAATCGTGCCAAGCGGCAATTGCTGATTGTCTTTGGCATTCATATGAACAGTCTTCTCTCCGCGGGCGTGCAGGTCTCTCCGGCGATTAAAGGCTTTGCGGACCAGGCGACCGATCCTCAATTCAAAAAAGTCATGCTCGCGATATGGAAGCGGATCGAGACGGGAGTGCCCCTCCATGAAGCGCTCAAAGAACACCCATCCTATTTTCCTGAAGAAATGGCCCATTTGGTGCAGGCCGGGGAAGAAAGCGGAACCTTAGCCGACACCTTTGGGGAGCTTCGACGGTATTTGGAATGGGTGGATCGGATGATTGGTGATGTCCGGCAGGCGACCATCTATCCCTCGTTAGTATTGGGCGGCCTATTCCTGTTTATGATCCTCCTGTTTACGTTTGTGATCCCTCGGTTTTCAACGGTCTTGGTCAGCCTCAAAGTGCCGTTACCCCTTCCCACCATCGTGATCATGCATGCGAGTGACTTGCTAGTGGCGACCTGGATGTATTGGGGAACCGCCCTCCTGCTGATTCCCATTGTGGTGTTATTAGGTCGAAATTCTCCGGAAGTCGGATACCAACTCGATGCCTTGAAGCTCAAACTCCCCATTTTTGGAGAAGTCGTTCGCATGTTAGTCATTTCGCGCTTCGCCCAGAATTTCGGAGTGTTGTTTCGCTCGGGGGTGCCGATTTTACGCTGCCTTAAGCTGTGCCAGTCGTTGGTGGGAAATCGGGTCGTGGAAAAAGCTCTCATTGAAACTGAAAAGGGAGTCTCCGAAGGCAAGACGTTGAGTGCCTGCTTAAGTCGATATTCGGTCTTTCCTCCCATGGTGTTGCAGATGGTCACGGTGGGTGAGTCATCCGGGCGATTGGGCCAAACCATGGCCAATGTCTCGGATTATTACAACGAAGAAATTCCCCGCCGCATGAAGCGCGTCTTTGGGTTAGTCGAACCTCTGGTCACGGTTGGACTCATCGTGCTCCTCGGCTTCGTCGCGGTGTCGATCTTCCTCCCCATGATGAGCCTGGTGGGAGGGATCAGATAA
- a CDS encoding GspE/PulE family protein yields MTTDTASPTKTKPLGQRLLEAGFLTEDQLSLALRELQRLGGHLGETLINLGFITQDVLSAFLAQQTASAVIDLANVYVEREVLDLVPYELAKRLPTLPIKRVGDVLTVALVNTMDVVAVDTLERKTGLVVNVVSAPLTTLLDAVDQFYAQSGTIDETVDQLLRQGLEQLEEGSGIEAPMIRLCNQIISLAIKDRATDIHIEPDEKILRVRLRVDGVLRQEVLMPKQLQAPVIARFKLMANLNVTEKRLPQDGHITFTAGHRPVDLRISSLPTSFGESVVMRILDKSSVKHEMVALGLSERNQTIFEQAMKRTHGIVLVTGPTGSGKNTTLYTGLQAINTEERSVFTLEDPIEYELPLVRQTQINSDIGMTFPVGLRALLRQDPDVIMVGEIRDRETAELSIRAAFTGHLVLSTLHTNDAIGALPRLMDMGVEPFLLPPSLIAIIGQRLIRRLCDHCKSERPDAELVLQAAEVKVPPGMSPRLWEGKGCELCGGSGYRGRIGIFEILAFDERYHEAILHGPDLKEIARLAKEAGMRTMIEDGIDKALNGVTTVEEVLRVIHG; encoded by the coding sequence GTGACGACCGACACAGCATCCCCAACTAAAACGAAACCCCTAGGCCAACGGCTATTAGAGGCCGGATTTCTCACCGAGGATCAACTCAGCCTCGCGCTCCGGGAACTTCAGCGGTTAGGGGGCCATCTTGGAGAAACCCTGATCAATCTTGGGTTTATTACCCAGGATGTACTCAGCGCTTTTCTGGCCCAGCAAACAGCCTCGGCCGTCATCGATTTGGCCAACGTCTATGTTGAGCGTGAGGTGTTGGATCTCGTGCCCTATGAATTGGCGAAACGCCTACCCACGCTTCCCATTAAACGGGTAGGGGATGTTCTGACCGTGGCCCTGGTGAACACCATGGACGTCGTGGCCGTGGATACCCTGGAGCGGAAGACCGGGCTGGTCGTCAATGTGGTATCAGCGCCACTGACGACTTTGTTAGATGCGGTGGACCAATTTTATGCACAAAGCGGAACCATCGACGAAACCGTAGACCAACTTCTCCGTCAGGGGCTCGAACAATTGGAAGAGGGATCGGGGATTGAAGCCCCGATGATTCGTCTGTGCAATCAGATTATTTCCCTCGCGATTAAAGATCGGGCCACGGATATTCATATCGAGCCGGACGAAAAAATTCTTCGTGTGCGATTACGCGTCGATGGTGTGCTGCGGCAAGAAGTTCTTATGCCCAAGCAGTTGCAAGCTCCGGTGATTGCCCGGTTCAAGCTCATGGCGAATCTCAATGTCACGGAAAAACGCTTGCCGCAAGATGGACATATTACCTTTACCGCAGGGCATCGGCCGGTGGACCTTCGTATTTCCTCACTCCCCACCAGTTTCGGAGAGAGTGTGGTGATGCGGATTTTGGATAAATCAAGCGTCAAGCATGAGATGGTCGCCCTGGGTCTGTCTGAACGCAATCAGACGATATTTGAGCAGGCGATGAAGCGTACGCATGGGATTGTGCTCGTGACTGGACCGACGGGAAGCGGAAAGAACACCACGTTATATACGGGACTCCAAGCGATCAATACCGAAGAACGCAGTGTCTTTACTCTCGAAGATCCTATCGAATATGAGCTGCCCCTGGTTCGCCAAACCCAAATCAATTCGGATATCGGGATGACCTTTCCTGTGGGATTGCGCGCTCTCCTTCGTCAAGATCCCGATGTCATCATGGTCGGGGAAATCCGTGACCGCGAAACGGCGGAGCTGTCCATTCGCGCGGCCTTCACCGGCCATTTGGTGCTTTCCACCCTGCATACGAACGATGCCATTGGTGCCTTACCACGACTCATGGATATGGGCGTCGAGCCGTTTCTTCTGCCACCTTCCTTGATTGCCATTATCGGGCAACGGTTGATCCGGCGTTTGTGCGACCATTGCAAAAGCGAGCGCCCCGATGCGGAGCTGGTGCTCCAAGCTGCGGAAGTAAAGGTTCCCCCTGGTATGTCGCCACGATTGTGGGAGGGCAAGGGATGTGAATTGTGTGGGGGATCCGGATACCGAGGCAGAATTGGAATTTTTGAAATTTTGGCGTTCGATGAACGGTATCACGAAGCGATACTCCACGGACCGGATCTCAAGGAAATTGCACGATTGGCCAAGGAAGCCGGGATGCGCACGATGATCGAGGATGGCATTGATAAGGCCTTGAACGGAGTCACCACGGTGGAAGAAGTGCTGCGGGTGATTCATGGTTAA
- a CDS encoding prepilin-type N-terminal cleavage/methylation domain-containing protein: protein MKKIQIDERSPSLMGHDSRGFTLIEMIGVLAVVAVLAALVLPKVFDVIAESRVNALAASVKAYETAVMKYYGDIGSLLPLDASGVPTVEATGDSATVTSLAARLTLSRSDALVTAAGMWPKFRGPYLEKFDTTSPAALGTTMYLPCAAGVAYGTAVTATNVGWDLKGDDGNSDIPTGANVAYYRLVGISTEDFDRLDSIVDRDIGTTTATKQLRGRAKYDTATSTLYLYLAHR, encoded by the coding sequence ATGAAAAAAATTCAAATAGATGAGAGAAGTCCGAGTCTGATGGGGCATGACTCGCGCGGGTTCACGCTGATCGAAATGATCGGGGTGCTCGCCGTGGTGGCGGTGCTCGCGGCGCTGGTTTTACCCAAGGTTTTCGATGTAATCGCGGAATCCAGAGTGAATGCCTTGGCGGCTTCTGTGAAAGCCTATGAGACCGCCGTGATGAAATATTATGGGGACATCGGGTCCCTGCTGCCGCTCGATGCTTCCGGGGTGCCCACTGTTGAAGCCACAGGAGATAGTGCGACAGTCACCTCTTTGGCTGCACGATTGACGTTGTCCCGGTCCGATGCCCTGGTCACCGCCGCCGGCATGTGGCCGAAATTTCGAGGGCCATATTTAGAAAAATTTGATACCACGAGTCCAGCCGCATTGGGAACGACCATGTACCTGCCTTGTGCCGCGGGCGTGGCTTATGGAACGGCCGTCACGGCGACCAACGTGGGGTGGGACCTCAAAGGTGATGATGGCAATAGCGATATCCCCACTGGAGCCAATGTGGCCTATTACCGGTTGGTGGGTATCAGTACGGAAGACTTTGATCGTCTCGATTCTATTGTGGATCGGGATATCGGCACGACGACGGCCACGAAACAACTCAGGGGTCGGGCGAAGTACGACACGGCGACCAGTACCCTGTATCTCTATCTTGCACATCGATAG
- a CDS encoding type II secretion system protein, whose translation MNLNKRQSQKDQGFTLIEMIGVLAVVAVLAAMIIPKVFDIIASSKIDALGAAVKTYETAVTKYYTDIGSVLPLNASGVPQTENSGDSATVRSLAARLTLSSSDSLNTGANLWAKFNGPYLEKFDTTSPPGLGTAMYIPARTAVSYGTSVTGNNLGWDLKGDDGNSDLNTGANVVYFRLTGLGEEDFLELDRMLDADVGGTDAEKEVRGRAKWHSGSGGTLYLYLAHR comes from the coding sequence ATGAATTTGAATAAGCGGCAATCCCAAAAAGATCAGGGCTTTACTTTGATTGAAATGATCGGGGTGTTGGCGGTGGTCGCCGTCCTGGCTGCGATGATTATTCCGAAGGTGTTCGACATTATTGCATCGTCAAAAATTGATGCGTTGGGCGCGGCTGTGAAAACCTATGAAACGGCGGTCACGAAATATTATACGGATATTGGGTCGGTGTTGCCCTTGAATGCATCCGGAGTTCCGCAGACGGAAAATAGCGGCGACAGTGCCACCGTGCGTTCTCTGGCGGCCCGGTTGACTCTGTCCAGTTCCGATTCTCTCAACACGGGCGCCAATCTTTGGGCAAAGTTCAATGGACCCTATCTGGAAAAATTTGATACGACCTCCCCGCCTGGCCTTGGTACAGCCATGTATATACCTGCCAGGACGGCGGTGTCCTACGGCACGTCCGTGACCGGCAATAACCTTGGGTGGGATTTAAAGGGAGACGATGGGAATAGCGATCTGAATACGGGCGCCAATGTCGTATATTTTCGATTGACAGGATTAGGTGAGGAAGATTTCCTTGAACTGGATCGGATGTTGGATGCCGATGTGGGAGGCACTGATGCGGAAAAGGAAGTACGCGGAAGGGCCAAATGGCATTCAGGGTCCGGTGGGACTTTGTATCTGTATCTCGCGCATCGATAG